A single region of the Silene latifolia isolate original U9 population chromosome 8, ASM4854445v1, whole genome shotgun sequence genome encodes:
- the LOC141595399 gene encoding uncharacterized protein LOC141595399, whose amino-acid sequence MTAMEVEEWEREGWVKYEEDENLLLEEIGTEKGSGQDTVAAHPDTVHNLEHPNPYKLRWLNKGVEVKVDKQCLAPYSIVKVYKDEVICDVFPMDAYHLLFGRPWEFDRNTTHQGKENIYSFKHEGKKVTLTPLPPNQRNYGSRNMPEEVNGVLFLSEASMIKELKQEQPMMMLLSNEVVGKESSEVPAEIEPLILRYKDVFPKELPSGQSPP is encoded by the exons ATGACAGCCATGGAGGTAGAAGAATGGGAAAGAGAGGGATGGGTTAAATATGAGGAAGATGAAAACCTTTTGTTAGAAGAAATAGGAACTGAAAAGGGATCAGGCCAAGATACGGTTGCGGCTCACCCTGACACAGTGCACAACTTG GAACACCCAAACCCTTACAAACTGAGGTGGTTGAACAAAGGAGTAGAGGTTAAGGTTGATAAGCAATGTTTGGCTCCATACTCTATTGTGAAGGTGTACAAGGATGAGGTGATATGTGATGTTTTCCCAATGGATGCCTACCACCTACTATTTGGGAGGCCATGGGAGTTTGACAGAAACACAACTCACCAGGGAAAGGAGAACATATACAGTTTCAAACATGAAGGTAAGAAGGTCACCTTGACCCCACTGCCACCAAATCAGAGAAACTATGGGAGTCGAAACATGCCAGAAGAAGTCAATGGTGTGCTGTTCTTATCTGAGGCATCCATGATCAAGGAATTGAAGCAAGAACAACCAATGATGATGTTGCTATCAAATGAAGTAGTGGGAAAGGAGAGCTCTGAGGTGCCTGCAGAAATTGAACCTTTGATTTTGAGGTACAAGGATGTGTTCCCAAAGGAGTTGCCTAGTGGACAATCGCCGCCGTGA